The segment TCACGGCCGAGCAGATGATCGATGTAGTTGCTGCGCAGGTCGAGGCCGTAGACCTCGTATTTGCCGGAGTCGAGCAGCCGCTCCGAAAGATGGCTGCCGATGAAGCCGTTGACGCCGAGGATCAGGACCGACTTCTTGCGTCCCTGCTCGCGCAGCTTCTTCGGATTCGCGCCGAACACCATGTTCGGAACGATGCGCGCCTCGGCCGCCAGCTGGTCGCCGGTCATGAAAACGCCGGTTTCGAGCTGGGCGGTCCGAATCCGGAGCGCTCCTTCACCGCAGGCGATCGTGAACGGCGCGGCGGAAAGCACGGTACCGGGAGCCGCCTTGCGGTCCTGGTCCGCCACGTCGGCCGACCAGAAGAAGCATTTGCGGTCGCCGATGTAGCTGAATGCGCCCGGATACGGTTTGGTGACCGCGCGGATCAGGTTCCGGACCTCCTTCGCGCTTTTCGTCCAGTCGATTTCACCGTCGGCGGGCTTGCGGCCGCCGAACGTGGTCGCCTTCGATTCATCCTGCGGCGTGCGCGACGCGGTTCCGGCCGCGATCTTCGGCAGCTCCCGGTCCAGCAGGACCTTCGCCGCTTCGGCGGCCTTGTCGAAAACCGTCTTCGCGGTATCGTCGTCGGTGATCGCGAACTTCTCCTGCGAAATAATGTCGCCCGCGTCGGCCTTCTTCGTCATGTAGTGCAGCGTCACGCCGGCTTCGGTTTCGCCGTTGATGATCGCCCAGTTCAGCGGCACGCGGCCGCGGTATTTCGGCAGCAGCGAGCCGTGCAGGTTGATCGCGCCCTTCGACGGAATCGAAAGGATCTCCCCGCCGAGCATGTCGCGGTAGTAGAACGAAAAGATGTAATCCGGCTTCATCGCCCGGATGCGGTTCACCCAGACCGGATGATTGACGCTCTCGGGAGCGAACACCGGAATGTCGTACTCGCCGGCCAGCTCCGCAACCGAACCGAACCAGATGTTCTCGTCCGGGTTGTCCTGGTGAGTGAAGACCGCACTGATCTCGAAGCCGTTCTTCCGCAACGCTTCGATCCCGGCGCGCCCGATATTATGGTACGCAAGCACAACACACTTCATTGGCGAAACCTTTCCATAACGGTTTGAAAACACAAAACAGCGTCTATAATATAAACCCGATTCCTGTAATTTACCACAAGGGAAGTTACAAAAATCGGGGATTTGTCCGTCGCACGCGCGGATAGCGGCCGCCGCAGGGCCGGTCAGTTCAGCTCCTCGCGGGCTGCGGCCGACAGCCGCTCGATCCAGACCCGGACATCGTCGCTCTGCTCGGCTTCGACAAGAATCCGGATCTTGTTCTCGGTTCCTGAGTAACGCACGATCGTGCGCCCGGATTCACCGAGCGCCTCGCGGCATGCATCGATCTCGGCAGGCAGGCGCGAAAGCTCCGCGAACGGCGTTTTCCGGGCGACGCCGAACGAACGGATCTCCTGCGGAAACACATTCATGAAGCCGGCCAGTTCGGCGAGCGGCTTGCCGGTCTGCTTCATGAGTTTCAGCACATGCAGCGCCGAAATGATGCCGTCGCCGGTCGTGGCGTAGTCCATGAAGATGATATGGCCGGACTGTTCGCCGCCGACGTTGAAACTGCCGCCGCGCATGCGTTCGATGACGTAACGGTCGCCGACGTCGGTGACCTCGACGTTGATTCCGGCCTGCTTCATCGCCCGCATGAGCCCGAGGTTGCTCATGCCGGTCACCACGATGGTGTCGGAGGCGAGCTTCCGCTCCCGCTGATAAGCGAGCGCCAGCATGCCGATGATGCGGTCGCCGTTGACCTCTTCGCCGTTCGCGTCGCAGAAGATGACCCGGTCCGCATCGCCGTCGAGCGCGATTCCGGCATCGGCCCGATGCTCTCGGACAAGCCGGCCGATGTTTTCCGGATAGAGCGCGCCGCAGCCGTCGTTGATATTGAGCCCGTCCGGACGGACCGCGGTCTCGATGACCTCGGCGCCGAGTTCGCGGAAGATCAGCGGCGCGATCGAATAGGCCGCGCCGTTCGCGCAGTCGAGCACGATCCGGAGCCCGCGCAGGCTCAGATTCTGGATGGAGCCTTTCGCATACTCGATATAGCGGCCGCGCGCATCCTCGATGCGGTAGGCTTTGCCGATGTTTTCGCAGGGAACGCCCTCTTCCGCGAGCGTGCCTTCGAGCATCTCCTTTTCAATCTCAAGCTCGACCGAATCCGGCAGCTTGAAGCCGTCCTCGGCAAAAATCTTGATGCCGTTGTCGCAGGCCGGGTTGTGGCTGGCGGTAATCATGATGCCGCAGACCGCGCCCATCGACCGGGTCAGGTGGGCGACGGCCGGCGTCGGCATCGGGCCGACCGCGAGGACATCCATCCCCATGCTCAGAAGCCCGCTCGTGATCGCGTTTTCAAGCATATAGCCCGAAATGCGGGTGTCTTTGCCGAGCACGACGCGCTTATGACCGGAACCGCCGCCGAGCACCTTCGCCGTCGCCTTGCCGACAAGCATCGCGATCTCCGGCGTAATCGGGTACTGGTTGGCCTTGCCGCGGATTCCGTCCGTTCCGAATAATTTTTTCTTCATATGAGTTTCACTTCTTCCTTATTTCATAGCCGCGCTGACTGCGAACGAACGCAGCGCGAGCTCTTCATTGACATTGAACCGGAGCGTGAACAACAGTTCGTCCGCCTCCTTCAGCACGAGCTCCCCCAGATCGGGCGGCACGCCCGACGGCGGCCCGTCAGGAAACAGCTCCGGATTCGGCAGCTCCCCGAACGGAATGCCCGACGAAAGCAGATACAGCTCCGACGCAAAACTGTGGATCGCGCTCAGAAAGAGCCCGCGCTCCTTCATATAAGCACCGTATCCGGCATCGAGCGCCTGCGCCTCGACGCGCTTGACGAACGCGGCGTCGCCGGTCTGGGCCGCCGCATTGAGCCGCCCCTCCCACTCCGCGGCGGTACGCCCGGTCGCATCGCTGTTGAGTCCGGCGGCGACCCGGCAGATCGCGGCGGCCTGCTCTTCGGCGAGCGCGAGGTCGCCGCGCGCCTTCGTTACCAGGAGATTCAGCGCCCCGATCAATTCCGCGGCTCCGGGGAACGAATATTCGCAGCGGTTGGTCAGCAGCGGCAGCAGCTGGCAGCGCGACCGGGTGGTCGGCAGCAGCGCGGCCGGATTCCCGGTCGCCAGGATCAGCAGCGTCTCCGGCGGCGGCTCCTCGAGCGTCTTGAGCAGCGCGTTCTGCGACTCCTCGTTCATGCGGTCCGCGTCGAAAATGACGCCGACCTTGCAGCGCCCCCCCGACGTGCTGGTCAGATGAAACTGTTTTTCAAAATAACGCAGCGTGTTCGGTTCCGGATTGGTCCGGTCGCCGATCTTGACTTCATACATCTTGCCGACCGGGGTCAGCGTATAAAATTCCGCGTAATTGCGCTCCTCGATCTGGCGGCAGACCCGGCAGACGCCGCACGGCCTGCCGTCGCGGCTCTCCGGGCAGGCCGCCAGCTGCGACAGCACGGTCGCAAATTCGCGGCGGGCACGCTCGGTGTCGGCCTGCAGCAGAAAGGCGTGAGAGAGCCTCCCGTTCCTCCGGGCATTTTCGAGATGGCGCAGAATAACCGGATACCGTTCGAGATAGCTGTTATACAAGCTGGTCGACAATGGTCCTGATCTCCTCGTGAATAATCTCCGGCGCGCGGTTCGCGCCGACGGTCCGGACCCGCTCCGGCTCGCGGCGGGCGATGGCGAGAAATGCTTCGCGCACCCGCAGGTGAAACTCCAGCTCCTCTTCCTCGAACCGGTCGTGCTCGCCGCGGGTCTCGGCCCGGACGCTCGTGCGGGCGAAGCCGGCCTCGGGCGGCAAATCGAGCAGGATCGTCAGATCCGGCACGCACTCCGCCACGGCGAAGCTGTTCAGAAACTCGATGGCGGGCAGCTCGATGCCGCGCGCGCCGCCCTGGTAGGCGGTGGTCGAATCCGAAAAACGGTCGCAGAGGACGACCTTGCCGGCGGCCAGCGCGGGACGGATCTTCTCGCGCACATGCTGGGCGCGGGCGGCCTCCATCAGCAGCAGTTCGGTGCTGGCGTGCATCTTCTCGGGGCCGTCGAAGTTCTTGACGAGCGTCCTCAGCTGTTCGGCCAGCGGCGTTCCGCCCGGCTCCCGGGTAACCAGCGTTTCGCGGCCGCGCGACTCCAGATACCCGGCGAGAAGCCGGACCTGGGTGCTTTTCCCGGAGCCTTCCGGCCCTTCGAATGTGATGAAAAATCCTTTGTAAGAGTGTTTCAGTGGTCTCTGTTTCATAAAATCTCGCTTTTTCCTTGCAAAAAGAAGATAGCTCCATTTGCCGGAAAGTTCAACCGGTGATATATTTTACGATATGATTTTTTTCAACATTCATCGGAAAATGAGATCATGGCAAAAGAATTGACCCGCGACAGCTACCTGTCGAAGCATGTCGGCGACTTCCCCTCCGAAGTCACCATCGGCACGAAACGTTACGTCAAGGTGGACGACCTCCGCTACGGCACGAACCCGCACCAGGCCGCCTGCTACTACAAACCGGCGGACGAAGCCTGCGCGATCGGCGACATGCAGATTCTGAAGAACGGCAAGAGCGGGCTTTCGCAGACCAACCTCGAAGATATCTCCTACGCGCTCAACATCGTGAAGTTCTTCGACGACACGGCCTGCGCGGTCATGAAGCACGTGAATCCGTCCGGCGCGGCGGTCGGGCTGCCGGGCGAAAGCGTGAAGTCGGTCTACCTGAAGGCGCGCGACGCCGACGCCCGCGCCGCCTTCGGCAGCGTCATCGCCTTCAATACCGAGGTCGACGCCGAAACCGCGCGGGAGATCATGAGCACCTTCGCCGAATGCGTCGTCGCCCCGTCCTATGCGCCGGGCGTGCTCGACATCTTCAACGACGGCGAAACCTACAAGCTCAACAAACATATCCGGATCATCCGCTGCGGCGCGATTTCATCGCTGCCGCGTTTCGTCGGCGACGCGGGCCCCGAGCACAATACGATGAAGGTGCTCGCGGACGGCTCGCTGGTCGTGGCCCAGCCGCTGCTGACTTCGCTGCACGGCGTCGGGGACCTGGTTCCCGCCGAGGCCGAAAACAAGCGCTGCGGGTTCCAGAAGTCCGCCGTCGAAGCGACGGAGCAGCAGAAGCGCGACCTTGTCGCGGCCTGGTGCATCAACCTCAGCGTCCGGTCGAACGGCGTCGTGATCGTGAAGGACGGCCAGACGCTTTCGGTCGGCACCGGCGAGCAGGACCGGGTCGGGGCGATCGAACAGGCGATCGCGAAATTCGGGCAGAAGTACTCCGGCAGCGGCGTCCTCCGGGACGCGGTCATGTCCAGCGACGGCTTCTTCCCGTTCGAGGACGGTGTCGAAACCGCGGCCAGGGCCGGAATCACGGCGATCATCGCCCCGTCGGGCTCGCTGCGCGACGCGGACGTCATCAAACGCGCGAACGAACTCGGCGTGGCGCTCTACTATGCGCCGGAACGCATTTTCTCGCATCACTGAGTCCATCGGCTGAAACCAATCAAATAAGGAACCGTTTTATGGCGAAGAAGGAAATCGACAAAAAGGCGCTGAACGCCGAGATCTCCAAGGCGATGATGAACGATTTTGAACGGGTCGGAATGGGATTTGTCACCTACTGGAAGCTGATCGCCTGCGCGGCCGTCGGCCTCGCCGTGCTGATCGCCGCGATCTGCTGGGCCGCCTCTTACCAGAGGAGTTCCGCGAAGAACGCGCGCGAAGCGCTGTCCGGCGCCAGAACGGCGGACGAACTGGCCGCCGCGCTGGCTTCCTACGGCAGCTCGCCTGCCGCGCCCGCCGCCCATTTCCGGCTTGCCGGGCTCTATCTTCAGGACAAGAAATTCGACAAGGCGCTCGAGGAGCTGAAGCTGGCCGAAGGCGGCAGCGACCCGTATACGGCCGGCAATATCGCAATCACCGAGGGGTACGTGCTGGAGCTTTCCGGCAAGCTTGACGACGCGGCGGCGAAATTCGCCGCCGCCGCCGGCGACACCGCGCTCCCCGCTCCGATGCGCGCCGAGGCACGGTTCGCCGCGGGGCGGCTTTACGCGCAGCAGAAACAGCTCGACCGCGCCATCGCCCTCCTGTCGGCGGCCGGCAGCCCGGAAGATATGCGGAGCGTCACCGCCACCTGGGATGAATTTTCCGCATCGCTGCTCCGGGCGATCAATGCGGGCGAATACGGGCCGCTCAAGCCGGCGGAGCCGAAGCTGTAATTCCGCAGGTCATGGAGCTCACCCGCAAACAGGAATCGCTGATCCGTTCGCTTTACACCCGGCACGGCCGGCGTAAAGCGGGGCTCTGCGTCTGCGAAGGATTGCGGGCCGCGGGGGAACTCTTCATGCGGGCGCCGGAACTGGTCCGCTTCACCGTCGCGACGGAAGCCGCGGCCGGAGAGCTGGCGATTCCGGGAGAACTCCACCGGGTTCCGGAGGGAAAACTGCGGGAGCTGGCCGGAACGGTCAACTCGCAGGGGATCCTCGCCGTCGCCGCGATTCCGCCCGAACCGGACGCCGCGGAGGCTCCGGCCGATCCGTTCCTGCTCGCGATCGACCGTCTCGGCGACCCCGGCAACTTCGGCACGATCTGCCGGACGCTGCGGGCGGCCGGGCTCACCGAACTCTGGTATACGAAAGGTTCGGTCGATCCGTACGGCGACAAGGCGATCCGCTCGGCGCTCGGCGCGCAGTTCGCGCTGAAGCTCCGCGGCTTCGACGACCTCGAGGCGCTGCGGGCGGCCGCACAATCGTACGGCTACCCGTCCGTCTGGCTGACCGATCCGCACGGCGGGGAGAGCTGCTTCTCCGCCGCGAAACTGTACGAGCGCAGCGTGATCGTGATCGGCGGCGAAGCGAACGGCGTGACTCCGCTTGCGGGAGCGCAGCGGGTCATGATTCCGATGCCGGGCAACTACGAATCGCTGAATGCGGCGCAGGCCGCCACGATTTTTCTGTTTGAATATGTGCGAAGAACAATGAACACGGAGTGAAATGACGGTCATGCCGGTCTGGTGCCAGATTTATTTGTTCGCGTTTCTTGCCGGAGCCGTGTCGACGCTTTTCGACACGCCGGTTTTCGGCCGGAT is part of the Victivallis lenta genome and harbors:
- a CDS encoding TrmH family RNA methyltransferase, with translation MELTRKQESLIRSLYTRHGRRKAGLCVCEGLRAAGELFMRAPELVRFTVATEAAAGELAIPGELHRVPEGKLRELAGTVNSQGILAVAAIPPEPDAAEAPADPFLLAIDRLGDPGNFGTICRTLRAAGLTELWYTKGSVDPYGDKAIRSALGAQFALKLRGFDDLEALRAAAQSYGYPSVWLTDPHGGESCFSAAKLYERSVIVIGGEANGVTPLAGAQRVMIPMPGNYESLNAAQAATIFLFEYVRRTMNTE
- a CDS encoding DNA polymerase III subunit, translated to MSTSLYNSYLERYPVILRHLENARRNGRLSHAFLLQADTERARREFATVLSQLAACPESRDGRPCGVCRVCRQIEERNYAEFYTLTPVGKMYEVKIGDRTNPEPNTLRYFEKQFHLTSTSGGRCKVGVIFDADRMNEESQNALLKTLEEPPPETLLILATGNPAALLPTTRSRCQLLPLLTNRCEYSFPGAAELIGALNLLVTKARGDLALAEEQAAAICRVAAGLNSDATGRTAAEWEGRLNAAAQTGDAAFVKRVEAQALDAGYGAYMKERGLFLSAIHSFASELYLLSSGIPFGELPNPELFPDGPPSGVPPDLGELVLKEADELLFTLRFNVNEELALRSFAVSAAMK
- a CDS encoding tetratricopeptide repeat protein, which codes for MAKKEIDKKALNAEISKAMMNDFERVGMGFVTYWKLIACAAVGLAVLIAAICWAASYQRSSAKNAREALSGARTADELAAALASYGSSPAAPAAHFRLAGLYLQDKKFDKALEELKLAEGGSDPYTAGNIAITEGYVLELSGKLDDAAAKFAAAAGDTALPAPMRAEARFAAGRLYAQQKQLDRAIALLSAAGSPEDMRSVTATWDEFSASLLRAINAGEYGPLKPAEPKL
- the arnA gene encoding bifunctional UDP-4-amino-4-deoxy-L-arabinose formyltransferase/UDP-glucuronic acid oxidase ArnA; protein product: MKCVVLAYHNIGRAGIEALRKNGFEISAVFTHQDNPDENIWFGSVAELAGEYDIPVFAPESVNHPVWVNRIRAMKPDYIFSFYYRDMLGGEILSIPSKGAINLHGSLLPKYRGRVPLNWAIINGETEAGVTLHYMTKKADAGDIISQEKFAITDDDTAKTVFDKAAEAAKVLLDRELPKIAAGTASRTPQDESKATTFGGRKPADGEIDWTKSAKEVRNLIRAVTKPYPGAFSYIGDRKCFFWSADVADQDRKAAPGTVLSAAPFTIACGEGALRIRTAQLETGVFMTGDQLAAEARIVPNMVFGANPKKLREQGRKKSVLILGVNGFIGSHLSERLLDSGKYEVYGLDLRSNYIDHLLGREGFHFREGDISIHREWIEYHIRKCDIILPLVAIATPIEYTRNPLRVFELDFEENLRIVRYCVKYNKRIIFPSTSEVYGMCQDPQFDEDNSKLVTGPIRMQRWIYSTSKQLLDRVIWAYGAKGQLQFTLFRPFNWIGPRLDSLTSARIGSSRAITQLILNLVQGSPIQLIDGGEQKRCFVDISEGIEALFRIIENKDNKCAGAIINIGNPENEASIKAMAEMLVEKFDKHPLRSKFPPFAGYLVVESGAFYGKGYQDVQHRVPSIKNAKRLLGWEPKIQLEESIETTLDFFLAEAIKSGEFNLD
- a CDS encoding IMP cyclohydrolase; protein product: MAKELTRDSYLSKHVGDFPSEVTIGTKRYVKVDDLRYGTNPHQAACYYKPADEACAIGDMQILKNGKSGLSQTNLEDISYALNIVKFFDDTACAVMKHVNPSGAAVGLPGESVKSVYLKARDADARAAFGSVIAFNTEVDAETAREIMSTFAECVVAPSYAPGVLDIFNDGETYKLNKHIRIIRCGAISSLPRFVGDAGPEHNTMKVLADGSLVVAQPLLTSLHGVGDLVPAEAENKRCGFQKSAVEATEQQKRDLVAAWCINLSVRSNGVVIVKDGQTLSVGTGEQDRVGAIEQAIAKFGQKYSGSGVLRDAVMSSDGFFPFEDGVETAARAGITAIIAPSGSLRDADVIKRANELGVALYYAPERIFSHH
- the glmM gene encoding phosphoglucosamine mutase; translation: MKKKLFGTDGIRGKANQYPITPEIAMLVGKATAKVLGGGSGHKRVVLGKDTRISGYMLENAITSGLLSMGMDVLAVGPMPTPAVAHLTRSMGAVCGIMITASHNPACDNGIKIFAEDGFKLPDSVELEIEKEMLEGTLAEEGVPCENIGKAYRIEDARGRYIEYAKGSIQNLSLRGLRIVLDCANGAAYSIAPLIFRELGAEVIETAVRPDGLNINDGCGALYPENIGRLVREHRADAGIALDGDADRVIFCDANGEEVNGDRIIGMLALAYQRERKLASDTIVVTGMSNLGLMRAMKQAGINVEVTDVGDRYVIERMRGGSFNVGGEQSGHIIFMDYATTGDGIISALHVLKLMKQTGKPLAELAGFMNVFPQEIRSFGVARKTPFAELSRLPAEIDACREALGESGRTIVRYSGTENKIRILVEAEQSDDVRVWIERLSAAAREELN
- the tmk gene encoding dTMP kinase, which produces MKQRPLKHSYKGFFITFEGPEGSGKSTQVRLLAGYLESRGRETLVTREPGGTPLAEQLRTLVKNFDGPEKMHASTELLLMEAARAQHVREKIRPALAAGKVVLCDRFSDSTTAYQGGARGIELPAIEFLNSFAVAECVPDLTILLDLPPEAGFARTSVRAETRGEHDRFEEEELEFHLRVREAFLAIARREPERVRTVGANRAPEIIHEEIRTIVDQLV